In Pseudomonas sp. P5_109, the genomic window GCCCACAACACCAGGTGCTGGCCGGCGCTGTAGCGCAACGGTCGCTGGGGGATTACGCGTAGACGCAGGACCGTGGCGCTCAACCAATCGACGGCAGCCACTTCGGCCGGTCGGCCATCGGTTTGCGGGTCGAAGGCATGCACCTGCAAGTCCTCAATCACCTGGCACTGACACGCCAGCCGCCAGCCCTGTTCACGCTGCTGAGCACTCAGGGCATCGGGGCGGCTGTCGCTCGGCAGCCCCCGTACACACTGCACCAGGCACGCATGGCAACTGCCGGCGCGGCAACTGTAAGGCACTGGCACGCCGTTCTGATTCAACGCGTCGAGCAGGTTGCTGCCCGCCGCCACCGACCAGTGGCGCTCGCCGACCCGCAGTTCAGGCATCGACGTTCTCCCACGCTGCCGCGCATCGGTTGCGGCCGTCACGCTTGGCGCGATAGAGCGCCTGATCGGCCCGTTGCAGTGCGTCATCGAGGTCATCGCCCAGTTCCAGCAGGGTCATGCCGGCGGACAGGCTGAGGTTGCGCACATTCAGACCGATCAACTCGACATCGGTGAACGCGATGCGCAGCCGTTCGCAGCACGAGGTCAGACTGTCGGCATCGCAATCGGGCAGCAGCACCACGAACTCTTCACCGCCGTAACGGGCCAGAACGTCACCGTCACGCAGGCACGCGGTCGCGACGCCGGAAAAGGCTTGCAGCACCTGATCGCCAGCGGCATGCCCATGCAGGTCGTTGATGCGTTTGAAATGGTCGAGGTCGATCAGCGCCAGGCCGTGCACGACATCGGCGTCCATGGCGTGCAATTCGCGCGACGCCAGGCGCAGGAAGTGCCGGCGATTGAACAGACCGGTGAGCTCGTCGGTGGCCACCAGGTCTTCTAGCTGGCGCATCATCCCGCGCAACGTGTCCTGGTGCGCCTGCAAGGCAAAACGCCGCTGGCGCATACGCTGCCGCGAGGCCTGGACGTAACGTGCATACAACACCAGCCACACCAGCACGATGAACAGCACACAAACCTGCAACACCGCCATGGCCGGGTCGGGTAACTGGAAGTGATAGCCCTCCCACAGCGTGATCGCGCTGAAGCTGAAAAACACCAGCAGTGCGCAACGCACAAAGGACCGGCGTGACAGATGGAACAGGCCGAACAGCAGGATCAGCACGTAAAACACCAGGAACGCGCCTCGGGCTTCGTCCAGATGGGCGATCAGCCAGGTTTGCCAGCCCAGCCCCAGCAACACTTGCGCCTCGGTCAGGCTGGGATCTGCGAAACGCAGGTTGCAGCCGCTGTAGAACACGGCAAACAGGATGACCTGGCTGGTTACGACCAGTGCGCTGCCGGTGGCGACACTGGACAGCGGCGCGTCGTAGTGACCGGTAAAAAAAGCCAGCCACAACAACAGCAGTGCCAGGGCATAGGTGCCGGCCGCGAGGGCGAAACGTTTGAGCAACAGGCGCTGGATGGCGTTATGGGTCAATCGTTGACTCACCAAATGAAAGAGACTGACAGAGCGTCCTACTCTACAGACCGTATGTCACTTTAGTGGCGTGGCCTATAAATGACCATTCAATTTTCGGGATGGACGGACTGAGCCTTGCACGAACCTGTGGCGAGGGGGCTTGTCGGACCGCCGCATCGCCCCGTTGGACTGCGAAGCAGTCCCGGCAACAGACAACTCATTGAATCAGGTGGATCGTTTTCACCGGTTTTGCGGTTGCTTCGCAACCGAACGGGGGCAAGCCCCCTCGCCACAAAAGCCACGCACGCCTCTTGCCGCTTCAAACTTGCCGCCAATAGCTGCTCCTATGCGACCAACGATTGACTACCGGCGCGTGTGCCTGCCTTTGATGCGCGGTATACTGCCGCGCCTTTTTAGCGTCGCGCCAGCTTGCCCGGCGTGCCTTGAAAGGTGCTTGCAACCGACCGATGCACCCAAGCTGCAAGCACCTTATTGAATGTTCCCGTCTTTTAGAGGAGCGCGACTCATGACCGTGATCAAGCAAGACGACCTGATTCAGAGCGTTGCCGACGCCCTGCAGTTCATTTCCTATTACCACCCCGTGGATTTCATCCAGGCAATGCACGAAGCCTACCTGCGCGAAGAATCGCCAGCGGCCCGTGACTCGATGGCACAGATCCTGATCAACTCGCGCATGTGCGCCACCGGCCACCGGCCGATCTGCCAGGACACCGGTATCGTCACCGTGTTTGTCCGCGTGGGTATGGACGTGCGCTGGGATGGCGCCACCATGGGCCTGGACGACATGATCAACGAAGGCGTGCGTCGCGCCTACAACCTGCCGGAAAACGTCCTGCGTGCTTCGATCCTCGCCGACCCGGCGGGCGCTCGCAAGAACACCAAGGACAACACCCCGGCCGTTATCCACTACTCCATCGTTCCGGGTAACACCGTGGAAGTGGACGTGGCGGCCAAGGGCGGCGGTTCCGAGAACAAGTCGAAGATGGCCATGCTCAACCCGTCCGACTCGATCGTCGACTGGGTTCTGAAGACCGTTCCGACCATGGGCGCCGGCTGGTGCCCACCGGGCATGCTCGGCATCGGCATCGGCGGCACCGCCGAGAAAGCCGCCGTTATGGCCAAGGAAGTGTTGATGGAATCCATCGACATTCACGAGCTCAAGGCCCGTGGCCCGCAGAACCGCATTGAAGAAATGCGCCTGGAGCTGTTCGAGAAGGTCAACCAGCTGGGCATCGGTGCCCAGGGCCTCGGTGGCCTGACCACCGTGCTCGACGTAAAAATCATGGACTACCCGACCCACGCAGCCTCGCTGCCGGTGTGCATGATCCCGAACTGCGCCGCCACCCGTCACGCACACTTCGTGCTCGACGGCTCCGGCCCGGCTTCGCTGGAAGCGCCACCGCTGGACGCCTACCCGGAAATCGTCTGGGAAGCCGGTCCGTCGGCCCGCCGCGTCAACCTCGACACCCTGACCCCGGAAGACGTGCAAAGCTGGAAGCCGGGCGAAACCGTCCTGCTCAACGGCAAGATGCTCACCGGTCGCGACGCCGCGCACAAGCGCATGGTCGAGATGCTGAACAAGGGCGAAACCCTGCCGGTAGACCTCAAGGGTCGCTTCATCTACTACGTCGGCCCGGTTGATCCGGTCGGTGACGAAGTGGTTGGCCCGGCCGGTCCTACCACCGCGACGCGGATGGACAAGTTCACCCGCCAGATCCTCGAGCAGACCGGCTTGCTGGGCATGATCGGCAAATCCGAGCGCGGCCCGACCGCGATCGAAGCGATCAAGGACAACAAGGCCGTGTACCTGATGGCCGTCGGCGGCGCCGCTTACCTGGTCGCCCAGGCGATCAAGAAGTCCAAGGTGCTGGCGTTTGCCGAACTGGGCATGGAAGCGATCTACGAGTTCGAAGTCAAGGACATGCCGGTCACCGTTGCAGTCGACAGCAAGGGCGAGTCGGTACACATCACTGGTCCTGCCATCTGGCAGAAGAAGATCAGTGAAAGTTTGGCGGTGGAAGTGCAGTAAACGCTGACAGGGCTCCATGAGAACCGGTCTGCCAGCAACGGCAGACCGGTTTTTTTACGCCTGATAAAAAGTGATCGAAGGCTCGAACCTGCGCATCATTTGATCTGAAAACACCGGGCTGACCTGTCAGATCTGACAGGTTACAGCCATCAGTGTCGCTGATAGCTTGAATGCACTCGATGCACTCTCTGTCACGGCGGACACTTCCATGGCAACTGAACAGCAAGGCACCATTGAAATCAACGCCCCCGCCCTCCCCAAGGGCGGAGGTGCCATCCAGAGCATCGGCAAGGGCTCGGGTGGTGTCGGTAGCAAAGGAACCGCATCACAGGAACTGCCGCTGCCAATCAGCAAGGCACCCAATCGTGGCCTGGTTCCGCCCCTGAGCCTGGGTTACAGCAGCGACGTCGGCAACAGTCCGTTCGGCATCGGCTGGCACCTGACCACCAATGCCATCACCCTGCGCACCGTCAAGGGTGTGCCGAAGTATGACGGCAACGATCAGGTGGTCGGCCCCGGTGGTGATGTGTGGATGCCCGAGAAGAATGACGATGGCAAAGTCATTTCAAAATTGGTATCCGAATACAACGGCGTTCAGTTAGGTGCTCACCAGGTCGTGCGCTACTGGCCGCGGGTCGAAGGCGCTTTCGATTTGATCGAGCACTGGACCAAAGAGGGTGATGCCGACAATCCAGCGGGCTTCTGGCTGATCCATGGTGCGGACGGCAGCTTGCACTGCTACGGCAAAACCGAAGCGTCACGCCGGGCCGATCCGATCGAAAAGTCCCACGTCGGTGTTTGGCTGATCGATGAAAGCCTGAACCTGCGCGGTGAACATGTGGTGTACCTGTACCAGGCGGAAGTCGAAGCGCCGACCGCCCCGCAGTTCCGCGACTTCCGCAGCCAGCGTTACCTGCGTCGGGTTCTGTACGGTAATGCCCAGGCCAACGCCAACCTGTATGCATGGAAAGCCGATGGCTGGAAAGACGCGACCTGGCATTTCCACCTGCTGTTTGACTACGGCGAACGCAGTGCCGACCTGACGCAAGTGCCGGTTTACGACTTGCCCGGCATAGAACGCGGCGAGTGGGGCGCACCGCGCAAGGACCCCTTCTGGAACTACGCCTACGGGTTCGAACTGGGTTCCCGGCGCCTGTGCCGTCAGGTCCTGATGTTTCACCAGTTCACCGAAGAACTGGGTAACGACCCGGTGCTGGTCCAGCGCCTGCTGCTCGAACATCGCCCGAGCACGCTGGGTTACAACCACCTGACCGCCGCGCACATCCAGGCCTATGACAACCAGGGGCAGATGGAAAGTCGCCCGCCCATGGAGTTTTTCTACAACCCGTTTGAACTTGACCCCACGCGCGAAGGTTACAGCGAGTTCCCCGAGATGCCGGGGCTCAATGACGGTCAGCGCTATCAACTGGTGGACTTGTATGGCGAGGGCATGCCCGGCGTGCTGTTCAGCAGCGACAAGGCCTGGTACTACCGAGAACCGCTGCGCGCCGACAGTGGTGGCAACGACGTGAGTTATGGCGACTGGGAGTTATTGCCCGGTATTCCCGTGGCCGATAGCAGCAAGCCCATTCGCCAGTCCCTCAGCGACCTGACTGGCGACGGCAAGCTCGACTGGGTAATCGCCCGCCCCGGCCTGTCCGGCTTTTTCACCCTGAATCCTGACCGAAGCTGGTCGAACTTCGTGGCCTACCTGGCGTGTCCCAATGAGTTTTTTCATCCCATGGCGCAATTGGCGGACCTGGTGGGTGACGGCCTGACCGACCTGGCCTTGATCGGCCCGCGTAGCGTGCGCCTGTATTCAAGCCGTCGCGCCGTCGGGTTCAGCCATGGGACCAACGTGCCTCATGACGACGACTCGCTCCCCTTGTTGAGCAGCACCCAGACCGAACTGGTGGCTTTCAGCGATCCGCTGGGCAGCGCGACACAACACTTGATCCGCATCCGCCACAACGAAGTCAAAGTCTGGCCGAATCTGGGGCATGGAAAATTCGGCAAGGGTTTCATCCTTTGCCAGCTGGATTTCAAGTATGCAGAGTTCGATTCGTCGCGGGTGCGGCTGGCGGACCTGGACGGCTCGGGCGCGGTAGACCTGATCTACCTGGAGTCCGACGGTTTCCGGGTATACATGAATCATGGCGGCAAAGGCTTCGAAAATGACTATGTGAAAATGCCATGGCCGCAAGGAGTGCGTTACGACCGCTTCTGCCAAGTGAGCATCGCTGACGTGCAAGGGCTGGGTTGTTCCAGTCTGATCCTCACCGTGCCTCACATGAAGCCCCAGCATTGGCGCTATGACTTCGTCAACGCCAAACCGTATCTGGTCAATGCCAGCCACAACAACATGGGCGCCGTGACAGGCGTGAGTTATCGCAGTTCGGCCCAGGAATGGCTGGACGAAAAAGCCGAGCTGATCGCGGCCGGCAAAGCGCCTGTTTCACACCTGCCGTTCGCCATGCACCTGGTCAGCCGGCAGACTCAGCTGGATGAAATCACCGATAACCGGCTGACCCAGTGCTTCACCTATCGCCAGGGTTTTTACGACAGTTACGAGCGCGAGTTCAGGGGGTTCGGCCTGCTGCTGCAGACCGATACCGAAGCTTCGGCGGCTGAACGCTCAAGCCTGGGTTTCACCGCGCCGATCCTGAGCAAAACCTGGTTTCACACCGGCCGCGCCATCGACATGCGCGACGACGGTTACTACGCCGGCGACGCAAAGGCAGTGCCACTGCGCCCGACGCTTGTGCACGAGTATCACCTCAACGACGCAGCGGGTCGTGTGATTGATCCCGACGAAGACCTCGCCCGCGAAATAGCTCGTACCCTCAGCGGCTCGGTGCTGCGCGCGGAGGTGTTTGCCGCCGACGACGATCCCGAAACGGCCGTGCCCTACTCCGTGCAGGAAAACCGCGCGCTCATTCGCCAGTTGCGCCCCAAGGGCAAACATCATCCCTATGCCGTGCTGCAATCACTGGCGCTGGAAAGCATCGCTTACCAATACGAGCCGCAGGTGGCCGACGACCCATTGGTCCAGCACACACTCAACCTGCAGTGGGACAAGTTCGGCAGCCTCACCCACGGTTTTGTCGTGCACTACGCCCGGCGCAAGACCGACAAGGACAGTCCGCCCTTCGCCGTCGAAACGCCTGGCGACGAAAGCGATGAAGACTACGAGAACAGATGGTGGCTGGACGCCCATGACGAAGCACAACAGTGCTGGTACCTGACCGAAGCCAAGGCCGAGTACCGCCATCTGGAAAATCCTGACGGTTGGCGTCTGGGCATCCCCTATCGTCAGCGCGGCAATGCGCTGGTGCTGGATAAGGACGAACTCAAGCCTGTCGACATCCACCACGAAAACTTCCTCGAGCGGGCCGTCGACGGCGGAGCCTGGGCAACCCGGGCGGTGCTGACCCGTTTGTCGCTGCAACGCTATCAGGATCCGGCCTCAGGCC contains:
- a CDS encoding fumarate hydratase, producing MTVIKQDDLIQSVADALQFISYYHPVDFIQAMHEAYLREESPAARDSMAQILINSRMCATGHRPICQDTGIVTVFVRVGMDVRWDGATMGLDDMINEGVRRAYNLPENVLRASILADPAGARKNTKDNTPAVIHYSIVPGNTVEVDVAAKGGGSENKSKMAMLNPSDSIVDWVLKTVPTMGAGWCPPGMLGIGIGGTAEKAAVMAKEVLMESIDIHELKARGPQNRIEEMRLELFEKVNQLGIGAQGLGGLTTVLDVKIMDYPTHAASLPVCMIPNCAATRHAHFVLDGSGPASLEAPPLDAYPEIVWEAGPSARRVNLDTLTPEDVQSWKPGETVLLNGKMLTGRDAAHKRMVEMLNKGETLPVDLKGRFIYYVGPVDPVGDEVVGPAGPTTATRMDKFTRQILEQTGLLGMIGKSERGPTAIEAIKDNKAVYLMAVGGAAYLVAQAIKKSKVLAFAELGMEAIYEFEVKDMPVTVAVDSKGESVHITGPAIWQKKISESLAVEVQ
- a CDS encoding GGDEF domain-containing protein — encoded protein: MTHNAIQRLLLKRFALAAGTYALALLLLWLAFFTGHYDAPLSSVATGSALVVTSQVILFAVFYSGCNLRFADPSLTEAQVLLGLGWQTWLIAHLDEARGAFLVFYVLILLFGLFHLSRRSFVRCALLVFFSFSAITLWEGYHFQLPDPAMAVLQVCVLFIVLVWLVLYARYVQASRQRMRQRRFALQAHQDTLRGMMRQLEDLVATDELTGLFNRRHFLRLASRELHAMDADVVHGLALIDLDHFKRINDLHGHAAGDQVLQAFSGVATACLRDGDVLARYGGEEFVVLLPDCDADSLTSCCERLRIAFTDVELIGLNVRNLSLSAGMTLLELGDDLDDALQRADQALYRAKRDGRNRCAAAWENVDA
- a CDS encoding SpvB/TcaC N-terminal domain-containing protein — its product is MATEQQGTIEINAPALPKGGGAIQSIGKGSGGVGSKGTASQELPLPISKAPNRGLVPPLSLGYSSDVGNSPFGIGWHLTTNAITLRTVKGVPKYDGNDQVVGPGGDVWMPEKNDDGKVISKLVSEYNGVQLGAHQVVRYWPRVEGAFDLIEHWTKEGDADNPAGFWLIHGADGSLHCYGKTEASRRADPIEKSHVGVWLIDESLNLRGEHVVYLYQAEVEAPTAPQFRDFRSQRYLRRVLYGNAQANANLYAWKADGWKDATWHFHLLFDYGERSADLTQVPVYDLPGIERGEWGAPRKDPFWNYAYGFELGSRRLCRQVLMFHQFTEELGNDPVLVQRLLLEHRPSTLGYNHLTAAHIQAYDNQGQMESRPPMEFFYNPFELDPTREGYSEFPEMPGLNDGQRYQLVDLYGEGMPGVLFSSDKAWYYREPLRADSGGNDVSYGDWELLPGIPVADSSKPIRQSLSDLTGDGKLDWVIARPGLSGFFTLNPDRSWSNFVAYLACPNEFFHPMAQLADLVGDGLTDLALIGPRSVRLYSSRRAVGFSHGTNVPHDDDSLPLLSSTQTELVAFSDPLGSATQHLIRIRHNEVKVWPNLGHGKFGKGFILCQLDFKYAEFDSSRVRLADLDGSGAVDLIYLESDGFRVYMNHGGKGFENDYVKMPWPQGVRYDRFCQVSIADVQGLGCSSLILTVPHMKPQHWRYDFVNAKPYLVNASHNNMGAVTGVSYRSSAQEWLDEKAELIAAGKAPVSHLPFAMHLVSRQTQLDEITDNRLTQCFTYRQGFYDSYEREFRGFGLLLQTDTEASAAERSSLGFTAPILSKTWFHTGRAIDMRDDGYYAGDAKAVPLRPTLVHEYHLNDAAGRVIDPDEDLAREIARTLSGSVLRAEVFAADDDPETAVPYSVQENRALIRQLRPKGKHHPYAVLQSLALESIAYQYEPQVADDPLVQHTLNLQWDKFGSLTHGFVVHYARRKTDKDSPPFAVETPGDESDEDYENRWWLDAHDEAQQCWYLTEAKAEYRHLENPDGWRLGIPYRQRGNALVLDKDELKPVDIHHENFLERAVDGGAWATRAVLTRLSLQRYQDPASGQLLDPDKLVFSALPDYTETAELDATALSAYDKLKDADGNMPFNLKEKLESPEVGYHIIDRFLPDAPAGEPKDPTNAKSFLWSVRKSFPTYHGLDSFYNVEKFQQTKSHGITTVAYDKHWCLSTAVTLPDGCTTRILDVDYRSFLPAGIIDPNQNTQEARYNAFGEVLVTSFHGTELGVEVGFYPLSGYQPPEDRTPAGAIADKHKAIGNYATATFSAPFSWMGKVPAIDPTQWLRWARNEGFVLPDGHICSRARVHLEGLQNPSADEQRLQRYIENAHREPVHVVTLQADRYPGDPELQIRAAIACWDGFGRSLQTKQEVEPGLAWWVHENGELTLDNYGRPKEAQAERRWRVSERVEYNNKGEKVRIYRPYFASAYRYINDASIRESGYHDQQFYDAAGRPTHTVLAKKMLQGHPPQEKPLRREQRYRTWYNIAFDENDLFDPPHAKRQTNWTIH